One Oryza glaberrima chromosome 10, OglaRS2, whole genome shotgun sequence DNA segment encodes these proteins:
- the LOC127753367 gene encoding pentatricopeptide repeat-containing protein At5g64320, mitochondrial-like has product MAEHHPPRLPPSAAGAAATSWPELLAPFDLSRLRATLASRPLTPRRLGRLLALPLSPATSLLLLTWYASSHPALSSLPLRPLLAGGDPDRALSLLDSLPPGFLPLRESLLLPLLRSLPPGRALHLLDQLPRRFGVQPSFRSYNVVLSVLARADCHADALALYRRMVHRDRVPPTTFTFGVAARALCRLGRADEALALLRGMARHGCVPDAVLYQTVIHALCDQGGVTEAATLLNEMLLMGCAADVNTFDDVVRGMCGLGRVREAARLVDRMMMKGCMPGVMTYGFLLQGLCRVRQADEARAMLGRVPELNVVFFNTVIGGCLAEGKLAEATELYETMGLKGCQPDAHTYSILMHGLCKLGRIGSAVRLLREMEKKGFAPNVVTYTIVLHSFCKNGMWDDTRALLEEMSAKGLTLNSQGYNGMIYALCKDGRMDEAMGLIQEMRSQGCNPDICSYNTIIYHLCNNEQMEEAEHMFENLLEEGVVANGITYNTIIHALLRDGRWQDAVRLAKEMILHGCSLDVVSYNGLIKAMCKDGNVDRSLVLLEEMAEKGIKPNNVSYNILISELCKERRVRDALELSKQMLNQGLAPDIVTYNTLINGLCKMGWMHAALNLLEKLHNENVHPDIITYNILISWHCKVRLLDDAAILLNRAVSGGIVPNERTWGIMVQNFVRKPLTILADQVEVY; this is encoded by the coding sequence ATGGCGGAGCACCACCCGcctcgcctcccgccgtccgccgccggcgccgcggcgacgtcGTGGCCGGAGCTCCTCGCGCCGTTCGACCTCTCCCGCCTCCGCGCCACGCTCGCCTCCCGCCCGCTCACCccgcgccgcctcggccgcctcctcgcgctCCCGCTCTCCCcggccacctccctcctcctcctcacctggtacgcctcctcccacccggcactctcctccctcccgctccgccctctcctcgccggcggcgaccccgaccgcgccctctccctcctcgacTCCCTCCCGCCCGGCTTCCTCCCACTCCGCgagtccctcctcctcccgctgctcCGATCTTTGCCTCCCGGTCGCGCCCTCCACCTGCTCGACCAATTGCCCCGCCGCTTCGGTGTTCAGCCGTCGTTCCGCTCCTACAACGTCGTCCTGTCAGTGCTCGCCAGGGCGGACTGCCACGCCGACGCGCTCGCGCTCTACCGCCGGATGGTCCACAGGGACCGCGTCCCGCCCACCACCTTCACGTTCGGCGTCGCCGCGCGGGCGCTCTgccgcctcggccgcgccgACGAGGCGCTCGCGCTGCTCCGCGGGATGGCGCGGCACGGGTGCGTCCCCGACGCCGTGCTCTACCAGACGGTGATCCACGCGCTGTGCGATCAGGGAGGGGTCACCGAGGCCGCCACGCTGCTCAACGAGATGCTCCTCATGGGTTGCGCCGCGGACGTGAACACGTTCGACGATGTCGTGCGTGGGATGTGCGGCCTCGGGCGGGtacgcgaggcggcgaggctggTTGACAGGATGATGATGAAAGGCTGCATGCCCGGCGTGATGACGTATGGTTTCCTCCTGCAGGGACTGTGCAGGGTGAGGCAGGCTGATGAGGCACGGGCAATGCTCGGGAGGGTGCCGGAGCTGAATGTCGTGTTCTTTAACACGGTGATTGGCGGCTGTCTCGCAGAGGGGAAGCTAGCAGAGGCTACAGAGCTGTATGAGACAATGGGTTTGAAGGGCTGCCAACCAGACGCGCACACCTACAGTATATTGATGCATGGTCTTTGCAAGCTTGGAAGGATCGGTTCCGCTGTGCGATTGCTTAGAGAAATGGAGAAGAAGGGATTTGCTCCGAACGTAGTCACCTACACGATCGTGCTACATTCCTTTTGCAAGAATGGCATGTGGGATGACACAAGAGCATTGCTGGAGGAGATGTCAGCAAAGGGCTTGACTTTGAATTCACAAGGGTACAATGGAATGATATATGCGCTATGCAAGGATGGCAGGATGGACGAGGCGATGGGGCTCATTCAAGAGATGAGAAGTCAAGGGTGTAACCCTGATATTTGCTCATATAATACAATAATTTATCACTTGTGCAACAATGAACAGATGGAGGAAGCAGAACATATGTTTGAAAACTTACTTGAGGAGGGTGTTGTTGCAAATGGTATAACTTACAATACAATCATTCATGCACTGCTGCGTGATGGAAGGTGGCAGGATGCTGTGAGACTTGCGAAGGAAATGATACTTCATGGTTGCTCACTTGATGTTGTTAGCTACAACGGACTGATAAAAGCCATGTGCAAAGATGGGAATGTTGATCGGAGCCTTGTGCTTCTTGAAGAAATGGCAGAAAAGGGTATTAAGCCAAATAATGTTTCATACAACATTCTGATCAGTGAGCTTTGTAAGGAGAGAAGGGTACGTGATGCTCTAGAGCTCTCAAAGCAGATGTTGAATCAAGGGCTTGCTCCTGACATTGTCACTTACAATACACTCATAAATGGATTATGCAAAATGGGATGGATGCACGCCGCTCTCAATCTCCTAGAGAAGCTACACAATGAAAATGTGCATCCTGATATTATTACATACAATATTCTCATTAGTTGGCACTGCAAAGTCAGATTGCTTGATGATGCTGCTATTCTTCTAAACAGGGCAGTAAGTGGTGGAATAGTACCTAATGAGCGCACATGGGGAATTATGGTACAAAACTTTGTCAGGAAGCCACTTACCATTTTGGCTGACCAGGTTGAAGTGTATTAG
- the LOC127752434 gene encoding glutamate--tRNA ligase, cytoplasmic-like, producing the protein MEAKLSFSQDSPPISIISAAKVAGVSLSIDPSLAAGSAPVLCFSSGESLRGINPILEYIAQSSPSLHGRDAIESGHVVEWLEYAPTFLLGSEFEVACSFVDGYLMSRTFLVGHGLTIADITVWSNLAGIGQRWESLRKSKKYQNLVRWFNGIDSDYKDTLNEVIAAYVGKRGIGKSPAPNLKEKVNDSKDPSAPEVDLPGAKFGQVCVRFAPEPSGYLHIGHAKAALLNKYFAERYQGRLIVRFDDTNPSKESNEFVENLLKDIETLGIKYDAVTYTSNYFPKLMEMAEKLIKQGKAYVDDTPKEQMRSERMDGVESKCRNNTVEENLSLWKEMINGSERGMQCCVRGKLDMQDPNKSLRDPVYYRCNTDPHHRIGSKYKIYPTYDFACPFVDALEGVTHALRSSEYHDRNAQYYRILQDMGMRRVEIYEFSRLNMVYTLLSKRKLLWFVQNKKVEDWTDPRFPTVQGIVRRGLKVEALIQFILQQGASKNLNLMEWDKLWTINKKIIDPVCARHTAVLKDQRVIFRLTNGPEKSFVRILPRHKKFDGAGKKATTFTNRIWLDYADASAISKGEEVTLMDWGNAIIKEIKMENGVITELIGELHLEGSVKTTKLKVTWLPDIDDLVPLSLVEFDYLISKKKLEEDENFLDNLNPCTRKETLALGDANMRNLLRGEVIQLERKGYYRCDAPFVRSSKPVVLFAIPDGRQQASLN; encoded by the exons ATGGAGGCGAAGTTATCGTTTTCTCAGGACAGCCCGCCAATTTCCATAATTTCTGCTGCTAAGGTTGCCGGTGTCTCCCTGTCCATAGATCCTAGTCTTGCTGCGGGCTCAGCACCCGTTCTATGCTTCAGTTCTGG AGAATCACTCCGTGGTATCAACCCTATTCTCGAGTACATTGCCCAATCCTCTCCAAGCCTCCATGGCCGAGATGCTATTGAGTCTGGACAT GTTGTTGAATGGCTTGAATACGCCCCCACCTTCCTTTTAGGATCAGAATTTGAGGTTGCCTGCTCATTTGTTGATGGATACTTGATGTCTCGGACCTTTCTGGTTGGTCATGGTTTAACGATTGCTGATATCACTGTATGGTCAAATCTCGCTG GGATTGGTCAACGATGGGAGAGTCTACGGAAATCAAAGAAATACCAAAATCTTGTCCGTTGGTTCAATGGCATAGATTCAGACTACAAAGACACATTGAATGAGGTTATAGCTGCTTATGTTGGGAAACGAGGAATTGGGAAATCCCCTGCACCAAACCTTAAGGAAAAGGTTAATGACTCAAAGGATCCTTCAGCTCCAGAAGTTGATCTCCCTGGTGCAAAATTTGGACAGGTGTGTGTTCGCTTTGCCCCAGAGCCCAGTGGTTACCTCCATATAGGTCATGCAAAGGCTGCACTCTTGAACAAGTACTTTGCAGAAAGATATCAAGGTCGATTAATTGTTCGATTTGATGACACTAACCCTTCAAAAGAAAGCAATGAGTTTGTTGAAAACCTCCTAAAAGATATTGAGACCCTGGGAATCAAATATGATGCTGTCACATACACATCTAATTATTTTCCAAAGCTAATGGAAATGGCTGAAAAACTGATTAAGCAGGGAAAAGCATATGTTGATGACACACCAAAGGAGCAAATGAGAAGTGAGAGAATGGATGGTGTGGAGTCAAAGTGCAGAAATAATACTGTGGAGGAAAATCTGTCTCTATGGAAAGAGATGATAAATGGTTCTGAAAGGGGTATGCAATGCTGTGTGAGGGGTAAACTTGACATGCAGGATCCTAACAAGTCCCTTCGGGATCCAGTTTACTACCGTTGCAACACTGATCCTCACCATCGTATTGGTTCAAAGTACAAGATCTATCCAACTTATGACTTTGCTTGTCCATTCGTTGATGCGCTGGAGGGAGTGACCCATGCTCTTCGTTCCAGTGAATATCATGACAGGAATGCACAATACTATCGAATTCTTCAAGATATGGGGATGAGGAGAGTAGAAATATATGAGTTCAGCAGATTGAATATGGTTTATACTCTTCTTAGCAAGCGGAAGCTGCTTTGGTTTGTGCAGAACAAGAAGGTTGAAGATTGGACAGACCCTCGTTTCCCCACTGTTCAAGGCATAGTACGCCGTGGCTTGAAAGTTGAGGCTTTGATACAATTTATACTCCAACAG GGTGCTTCGAAAAATTTGAATCTTATGGAGTGGGATAAACTCTGgacaatcaacaagaaaataATTGACCCAGTTTGTGCAAGGCATACTGCTGTGTTGAAAGATCAGCGTGTGATCTTCAGGCTTACTAATGGTCCAGAGAAATCATTTGTTCGAATTTTGCCAAGGCACAAGAAATTTGATGGTGCAGGAAAGAAGGCAACAACCTTCACAAACAGAATTTGGCTAGATTATGCTGATGCATCTGCAATTAGCAAGGGTGAGGAAGTTACTCTGATGGACTGGGGAAATGCCATCATTAAAGAAATCAAGATGGAGAATGGAGTAATTACTGAACTGATTGGAGAACTACATCTTGAGGGATCTGTGAAGACAACAAAATTGAAGGTTACATGGCTTCCGGACATAGATGATCTGGTTCCTCTCTCATTGGTGGAATTTGATTACCTGATTAGCAAGAAGAAG CTTGAGGAGGATGAGAACTTCCTTGACAACCTGAACCCATGCACTCGGAAAGAAACCCTGGCCCTAGGAGACGCAAATATGAGGAACCTCCTGCGTGGGGAGGTCATACAGCTTGAGAGGAAAGGCTATTACAGGTGTGATGCCCCTTTTGTCAGATCCTCGAAGCCGGTGGTTTTGTTCGCTATCCCTGATGGTCGACAGCAGGCCAGTTTGAACTAG